A stretch of Natronococcus sp. CG52 DNA encodes these proteins:
- the gcvPB gene encoding aminomethyl-transferring glycine dehydrogenase subunit GcvPB produces MTDDARNHDGDDAGDGRVRYDQARYVEDGQYEPLLSEKDRTTVEIGDSDDSPLPEDLTRDSLELPGLSEPELARHYTRLSQMVYGIDSGPYPLGSCTMKYNPKFTEDVAALPKAAVHPDRSERSIQGTLELLYRLQDYLGRIGGMDAVTLQPPAGAAGEFVGIRVAAAYHEHNGEGHRNEVIVPESAHGTNFATAALGGYDVVSLPSDDGGRVDLEALEAALSENTAALMLTNPNTLGLFERDITEIAEMVHDVGGLLYYDGANLNALLGRARPGDMGFDVMHYNVHKTFATPHGGGGPGAGPVGVADELAPFLPAPRVRKNGPGGSEPTYELFDPDHTIGKVHGYQGNWLVLVKAFAYIARLGDDGLNDASAKAVLNANYLASQIGYDVPYEPFHHEFVASAGDQDAADVAKRMLDYGVHPPTTKWPEIVPEALMTEPTEVESKKTLDRLAAAFNAVAEEDDETLEAAPERTTARRIDQTSAARNPQLSWHALEDES; encoded by the coding sequence ATGACCGACGACGCTCGAAACCACGACGGAGACGACGCAGGAGACGGTCGAGTGCGATACGACCAGGCCCGTTACGTCGAGGATGGCCAGTACGAGCCGCTGCTCTCGGAGAAGGACCGGACCACGGTCGAAATCGGTGACAGCGACGATTCGCCGCTGCCTGAGGACCTCACCCGGGACTCCCTCGAACTGCCGGGGCTCTCCGAACCCGAACTGGCCCGCCACTACACCCGACTCTCCCAGATGGTCTACGGGATCGACAGCGGCCCCTATCCGCTGGGCTCGTGTACGATGAAGTACAACCCGAAGTTCACCGAGGACGTCGCGGCGCTACCGAAGGCGGCCGTCCACCCCGACCGCTCGGAGCGGTCGATCCAGGGCACCCTCGAGCTTCTGTACCGGCTGCAGGACTACCTCGGCCGGATCGGCGGGATGGACGCGGTGACGCTCCAGCCGCCCGCCGGCGCGGCCGGCGAGTTCGTCGGAATCCGCGTCGCCGCAGCCTACCACGAACACAACGGCGAGGGCCACCGTAACGAGGTGATCGTCCCCGAGAGCGCCCACGGGACGAACTTTGCGACCGCCGCGCTGGGCGGCTACGACGTCGTCTCCCTGCCCAGCGACGACGGCGGGCGGGTCGACCTCGAGGCGCTCGAGGCCGCTCTCTCGGAGAACACGGCGGCGCTCATGTTGACAAATCCGAACACGCTCGGGCTGTTCGAGCGCGATATCACCGAAATCGCCGAGATGGTCCACGACGTCGGCGGGTTGCTCTACTACGACGGCGCCAACCTCAACGCGCTGCTCGGCCGCGCCCGACCCGGCGACATGGGGTTCGACGTGATGCACTACAACGTCCACAAGACGTTCGCGACGCCCCACGGCGGCGGCGGCCCCGGTGCCGGCCCCGTCGGCGTCGCCGACGAACTCGCGCCGTTCCTGCCGGCGCCTCGCGTTCGGAAGAACGGCCCCGGCGGAAGCGAGCCGACGTACGAACTGTTCGATCCCGACCACACAATCGGCAAGGTCCACGGCTACCAGGGCAACTGGCTCGTCCTCGTAAAGGCGTTCGCCTACATCGCGCGACTGGGTGACGACGGCCTCAACGACGCCAGCGCGAAGGCGGTGCTCAACGCGAACTACCTCGCGAGCCAGATCGGCTACGACGTCCCCTACGAGCCGTTCCACCACGAGTTCGTCGCCAGCGCGGGCGACCAGGACGCGGCCGACGTCGCAAAGCGGATGCTCGACTACGGCGTCCACCCGCCGACGACCAAGTGGCCCGAGATCGTTCCCGAGGCGCTGATGACGGAGCCGACGGAGGTCGAGAGCAAGAAGACGCTCGATCGACTCGCCGCCGCGTTCAACGCCGTCGCGGAGGAGGACGACGAGACGCTCGAAGCCGCGCCCGAACGGACGACCGCTCGCCGGATCGACCAGACCAGCGCGGCGCGCAACCCGCAGCTGTCCTGGCACGCGCTCGAGGACGAGTCGTAG
- a CDS encoding NAD(+)/NADH kinase, whose amino-acid sequence MQGRRLATTDEIVAIVSPDSDDVVARLEAWTDDRGIGLSTVDVGDDIDDVYDENRATLGVTVGGDGTFLEGIKTFAPRNVPQLGVNTGTLSFLARVEPEDLEAALDEVIRGRATVDSRQQVAVRGPRIDATGINDVMVEHVPPENPTDRKITRLDVYADDEYVGEFEGTGLAVSTPTGSTGVSLSANGPIHYPANNHTLQLVPLHTHQLGVRPIVVSPETELRIVTRGPASLLVDGGRAHVILETGEEILVTGADKLAHIVRTSYDDHFFTAISRKLGWNIRGVDEPPRVPVNPPSEGNADSEAGEPDTLKHALTIATEAAEAAGEPLRELHGQVESIAVKSDKSDIVTEADHQANRIITTVIDNEFPDHGIVSEEQPRRIREDGYTWVVDPLDGTGNFAHGNPNYSISIALLEDGEPVMGVVYVPETDELFTAIAGRGARRDGEPIETTDRNRLDESMLISGYDPDGSFLSQFYQESRGVRRLGSAALNLCYLASGSADATWEYDTYPWDIAAGLVIAGAAGATITDERGEPFVFDLEDDDGRAALLGSNGPLHPALLEHLESGHDSHNR is encoded by the coding sequence ATGCAAGGACGTAGGCTCGCGACGACGGACGAGATCGTCGCGATCGTCAGTCCCGACAGCGACGACGTCGTCGCACGCCTCGAAGCCTGGACCGACGACCGCGGCATCGGTCTGTCGACGGTCGACGTAGGCGACGACATCGACGACGTCTACGACGAGAATCGGGCGACGCTGGGCGTCACGGTCGGCGGCGACGGCACCTTTCTCGAGGGGATCAAGACGTTCGCTCCCCGCAACGTCCCGCAGCTGGGAGTCAATACCGGAACGCTCTCGTTTCTCGCCCGCGTGGAACCGGAAGATCTAGAGGCCGCACTCGACGAGGTGATCCGCGGTCGGGCGACGGTCGACAGCCGCCAGCAGGTGGCGGTCCGGGGGCCCAGGATCGACGCGACGGGGATCAACGACGTCATGGTCGAACACGTCCCGCCGGAGAACCCGACGGATCGAAAGATCACGCGACTCGACGTCTACGCCGACGACGAGTACGTCGGCGAGTTCGAGGGGACGGGGCTCGCCGTCTCGACGCCGACCGGATCGACCGGCGTCTCGCTGTCGGCCAACGGCCCCATCCACTACCCGGCGAACAACCACACGCTTCAGCTCGTTCCGTTACACACCCACCAGCTGGGGGTGCGACCGATCGTGGTCTCACCCGAGACGGAGCTCCGGATCGTCACCCGCGGACCCGCGAGTCTCCTCGTCGACGGCGGGCGGGCCCACGTGATCCTCGAGACCGGCGAGGAGATCTTGGTAACCGGTGCCGACAAACTCGCCCACATCGTACGCACCAGCTACGACGATCACTTTTTCACCGCGATCTCGAGGAAACTCGGCTGGAACATTCGCGGGGTGGACGAGCCGCCGCGCGTGCCCGTGAATCCGCCGAGCGAGGGCAACGCCGATTCCGAAGCCGGAGAGCCCGATACCCTCAAGCACGCGCTCACGATCGCCACGGAGGCGGCCGAAGCCGCCGGCGAGCCCCTCCGGGAACTCCACGGCCAGGTCGAGTCGATTGCGGTCAAGAGCGACAAATCCGACATCGTCACCGAGGCCGACCACCAGGCGAACCGGATCATCACGACCGTCATCGACAACGAGTTTCCCGACCACGGAATCGTCTCCGAGGAACAGCCCCGCCGAATTCGCGAGGACGGCTACACCTGGGTCGTCGACCCCCTCGACGGGACCGGGAACTTCGCCCACGGCAACCCCAACTACTCGATCTCGATCGCTCTGCTCGAGGACGGAGAGCCCGTCATGGGCGTCGTCTACGTCCCCGAAACGGACGAGCTGTTCACCGCGATCGCCGGACGGGGCGCCCGTCGAGACGGCGAGCCGATCGAGACCACCGACCGCAACCGGCTCGACGAGAGCATGCTCATCTCGGGGTACGACCCCGACGGCTCCTTCCTCTCGCAGTTCTACCAGGAGTCTCGCGGCGTCCGCCGGCTCGGTTCGGCCGCGCTCAATCTCTGTTATCTCGCGAGCGGCAGCGCCGACGCAACCTGGGAGTACGATACCTACCCGTGGGATATCGCCGCCGGACTAGTGATCGCCGGGGCCGCCGGGGCGACGATCACCGACGAACGCGGCGAGCCGTTCGTCTTCGACCTCGAGGACGACGACGGTCGGGCAGCACTGCTCGGATCGAACGGACCGCTCCATCCGGCGCTGCTCGAGCACCTCGAAAGCGGGCACGATAGCCACAATCGGTAG
- a CDS encoding DUF7838 family putative zinc beta-ribbon protein, translating into MALELDHECPNCGDGKTFYRAASTTLHLGTKIKWHCPDCDYGFVQIDGIDSSEASA; encoded by the coding sequence ATGGCTCTGGAACTCGATCACGAGTGTCCGAACTGCGGCGACGGGAAGACGTTCTACCGCGCCGCGAGCACGACGCTGCACCTCGGCACGAAGATCAAGTGGCACTGTCCGGACTGCGACTACGGCTTCGTCCAGATCGACGGCATCGACTCGAGCGAAGCTAGCGCCTGA
- a CDS encoding cob(I)yrinic acid a,c-diamide adenosyltransferase has product MTIYTGRGDDGETDLRDMTRVSKTDPRIEAYGTVDELNALVGTVRPTGHDDVDERLRTIQNHLHVVQADFANPDPDEDDPAIRADHVETIEDWIDEYDEELEPLTSFILPTGSDRGARLHHARAVCRRAERRAVGLAGAEQINEEAVQYLNRLSDGLFTFARVINQRDGEREEEPRY; this is encoded by the coding sequence ATGACGATCTACACCGGACGCGGTGACGACGGCGAGACCGATCTGCGGGATATGACTCGCGTCTCGAAGACGGATCCCCGAATTGAGGCCTACGGTACCGTCGACGAACTCAACGCGCTCGTCGGAACCGTGCGCCCGACGGGCCACGACGACGTCGACGAACGGCTGCGGACGATCCAGAATCACCTCCACGTCGTGCAGGCGGACTTCGCCAATCCGGATCCCGACGAGGACGACCCCGCGATCCGCGCCGACCACGTCGAGACGATCGAGGACTGGATCGACGAGTACGACGAGGAACTCGAACCGCTGACGTCGTTCATCCTGCCGACGGGCAGCGACCGCGGCGCGCGGCTTCACCACGCTCGCGCCGTCTGTCGCCGCGCCGAGCGACGGGCCGTCGGCCTCGCGGGTGCGGAACAGATCAACGAGGAGGCGGTCCAGTACCTCAATCGGCTCTCCGACGGCCTGTTTACGTTCGCTCGCGTGATCAACCAGCGCGACGGCGAGCGCGAGGAGGAGCCCCGGTACTGA
- a CDS encoding adenine deaminase C-terminal domain-containing protein has protein sequence MNELQPIALERDDATADLVVTDGRVYCSNRREFLERDVAVVDDSIAALLEDATSVVGPETTVVSAAGQYVLPGFIDAHTHADIQLIPERAVPSLLTAGTTSIVTETSGLGLLFGSRGVETTLERTADGPLTTYLTVPPQWFVDTFEPARGDEDELDALAALLEHERVVGVGEIDWIHVVGRSAPLEALYERAREANTRIVGHGAGCRGEALRAFATVADNDHEAIAAEGIRERATNGIHVVGRCGTIRDDLEALVDALPDLDRGSVSLSTDGVWPVELKDGFGMHEVVRRTIDAGVPAADAIDAATRNTAEHFGLEDRGVVAPGAMADLVVVDDLETIAVDTVVSEGSVVVDDGAPAIEPRTDPYPDYVYDTVSVDLERERFTVPRESVRTDSVRAMAVERGLVTTGTTAEPGIDAETDRFVPAPEHDALTATLIDRAPGTDDRGFTGFLSGFGLETGAVATTGTWEVPGLLTVAADTDDAVVAAEHVASMGGGFAIARDGSVVADLAMPVGATAAEAPLEKVAEEFRALEDALRELGTDIERPLLTLQTLTFLGVPTLKLTSSGYADVLDRSLVGLGLEE, from the coding sequence ATGAACGAGTTACAGCCGATCGCCCTCGAGCGCGACGACGCGACGGCGGACCTGGTGGTCACCGACGGACGAGTCTACTGTTCCAATCGACGCGAGTTCCTCGAGCGGGACGTCGCTGTCGTCGACGACAGCATCGCAGCGCTGCTCGAGGATGCGACGTCGGTCGTCGGCCCGGAGACGACCGTCGTCTCGGCGGCCGGCCAGTACGTCCTGCCCGGATTTATCGATGCGCACACGCACGCGGATATCCAACTCATCCCGGAGCGCGCCGTTCCTTCCCTGCTCACCGCCGGAACGACGTCGATCGTCACGGAAACCTCCGGTCTCGGACTCCTGTTCGGGAGTCGCGGCGTCGAGACGACGCTCGAGCGGACCGCGGACGGACCGCTTACGACCTATCTCACGGTACCGCCGCAGTGGTTCGTCGACACCTTCGAACCCGCGAGGGGCGACGAGGACGAACTCGATGCGCTCGCCGCGCTGCTCGAGCACGAGCGCGTCGTCGGCGTCGGCGAGATCGACTGGATCCACGTCGTCGGCCGGAGCGCGCCCCTCGAGGCGCTGTACGAACGAGCACGGGAGGCGAACACTCGAATTGTCGGTCACGGTGCGGGCTGTCGCGGCGAGGCCCTGCGGGCGTTCGCGACGGTCGCGGACAACGACCACGAGGCGATTGCAGCCGAGGGCATTCGCGAGCGTGCGACGAACGGGATCCACGTCGTCGGTCGCTGCGGCACGATCCGGGACGATCTCGAAGCCCTCGTCGACGCCCTCCCCGATCTCGATCGCGGAAGCGTCTCGCTCTCGACCGACGGCGTCTGGCCCGTCGAACTCAAGGACGGGTTCGGTATGCACGAGGTCGTTCGCCGGACGATCGACGCCGGTGTCCCCGCCGCGGACGCGATCGACGCCGCGACGCGAAACACCGCCGAGCACTTCGGACTCGAGGATCGCGGCGTCGTCGCACCGGGCGCGATGGCGGATCTCGTCGTCGTCGACGACCTCGAGACGATCGCCGTCGACACCGTCGTCTCCGAGGGATCGGTCGTCGTCGACGACGGCGCTCCAGCGATCGAGCCGCGAACGGATCCCTACCCCGACTACGTCTACGATACCGTTTCGGTCGACCTCGAGCGCGAGCGGTTCACTGTCCCTCGCGAATCCGTACGGACCGATAGCGTTCGCGCGATGGCGGTCGAGCGGGGGCTCGTGACGACCGGGACGACCGCTGAACCGGGAATCGACGCCGAGACCGATCGGTTCGTTCCGGCGCCGGAGCACGACGCGCTCACGGCGACGCTGATCGACCGCGCTCCCGGAACCGACGATCGCGGGTTCACGGGCTTTCTCTCCGGGTTCGGGCTCGAGACGGGTGCCGTCGCCACGACCGGCACGTGGGAGGTGCCCGGATTACTCACCGTGGCGGCCGACACCGACGACGCCGTCGTCGCCGCCGAGCACGTCGCGTCGATGGGCGGCGGTTTCGCTATCGCTCGGGACGGGTCGGTCGTCGCCGACCTCGCGATGCCCGTCGGCGCGACTGCCGCAGAAGCACCCCTCGAGAAGGTCGCCGAGGAGTTCAGGGCGCTCGAGGACGCGCTCCGCGAACTCGGGACCGATATCGAACGCCCGTTACTGACCCTCCAGACGCTGACGTTTCTGGGAGTTCCCACTCTGAAGCTCACGTCATCGGGATACGCGGACGTGCTCGATCGATCGCTCGTCGGACTCGGCCTCGAGGAGTAG
- a CDS encoding DUF7553 family protein → MNNHFKDSRYHLARAAEHAKWGVMTEVERSKARVRTMAGPEPEPNRLQRVRAAVAAREQVATARARRAVGEVRKVVSGSRDRSSEREQST, encoded by the coding sequence ATGAATAACCACTTCAAGGACAGTCGATACCATCTCGCTCGAGCCGCCGAACACGCGAAATGGGGCGTTATGACGGAAGTCGAACGGTCCAAGGCCCGCGTTCGGACGATGGCGGGACCTGAACCGGAGCCGAACCGTCTCCAGCGCGTTCGGGCAGCCGTGGCCGCTCGAGAGCAGGTGGCTACAGCGCGCGCTCGGCGGGCAGTCGGGGAGGTTCGGAAGGTCGTGTCAGGATCGCGAGACCGCTCGAGTGAGCGGGAGCAGTCCACCTGA
- a CDS encoding ParB/RepB/Spo0J family partition protein, with protein MSSATDVETRDPNDLTPHPKNDEIYGDGAPDWFVESIENKGIREPIVITEESNFDDSEVIISGHRRHDAAMKAGLEEVPVRFEEYETAAEELEALVDYNQQREKNFSQKIREALELESVERSRAKGRQGTRTDLDQNFGGSQFGTSAEKVAEMVGFGNPETYRQARKVWVKKEEGYDWAEELVESLDEGKESVYGAFQEVEKREQWAENREAVEWEELEGLEYVYTPADLVRLFDELQSESKENDWWATVDSLYAELADRHEDLDGGFHFAVDRGKYEVFQAFLYLLEKEGKVTFDGDTSSPEPSSLVDKKPDAETLEELYWDEDMRRGEIGLRYNVHPLLVGIWMYEEDIPRKRGGLNESTQERIDEQRGDAENTDSS; from the coding sequence ATGAGTAGCGCCACTGACGTCGAGACGCGCGACCCTAACGACTTGACGCCCCATCCGAAGAACGACGAGATATACGGAGATGGTGCCCCGGATTGGTTCGTAGAGAGTATTGAGAATAAGGGCATCCGCGAGCCCATCGTCATCACAGAGGAGAGTAATTTCGATGACAGCGAGGTGATTATCAGCGGTCACCGCCGCCATGATGCCGCAATGAAAGCCGGACTCGAGGAGGTCCCGGTTAGGTTCGAGGAGTACGAAACAGCGGCTGAGGAACTTGAGGCGTTGGTCGATTACAACCAGCAGCGAGAAAAGAACTTCAGCCAAAAGATACGAGAAGCCCTCGAACTCGAGTCTGTAGAGCGTTCTCGGGCGAAAGGGCGTCAAGGAACTCGAACTGACCTCGACCAAAATTTTGGAGGAAGTCAATTCGGGACGTCCGCCGAGAAAGTCGCAGAGATGGTTGGCTTCGGAAATCCCGAAACGTACAGACAGGCACGGAAGGTCTGGGTCAAGAAAGAGGAGGGATACGACTGGGCAGAGGAGCTAGTCGAATCGCTGGACGAGGGCAAAGAATCCGTATACGGGGCCTTTCAGGAGGTCGAAAAGCGAGAGCAGTGGGCGGAGAACCGCGAAGCCGTCGAATGGGAAGAACTTGAAGGATTGGAATACGTCTATACTCCTGCTGACCTTGTACGCCTGTTCGATGAACTCCAGAGTGAATCCAAGGAAAATGACTGGTGGGCTACGGTCGACTCGTTGTATGCCGAATTGGCGGATAGACACGAAGATCTCGATGGTGGATTCCATTTTGCCGTTGACCGTGGGAAGTATGAAGTATTTCAGGCGTTCCTCTACCTGCTCGAAAAAGAGGGTAAAGTGACGTTCGACGGAGACACTTCGAGTCCTGAACCGTCGTCCTTGGTCGATAAGAAACCGGATGCTGAAACCCTCGAAGAACTGTACTGGGATGAAGATATGCGCCGAGGAGAAATCGGACTACGGTATAACGTTCATCCGCTACTCGTTGGCATCTGGATGTACGAGGAGGATATCCCAAGGAAACGAGGAGGCTTGAACGAGAGTACTCAGGAACGGATCGATGAGCAACGAGGAGATGCCGAGAATACCGATTCTTCGTAG
- a CDS encoding N-6 DNA methylase: protein MSAKEAKFHGILYTRLLDYIDENETLFEEPVSEKTTESGFADIYIPSALNGEVVIEVKRDDIYPREHEVVKQARGYADELDAEFYATCNSNDLFLYHDQGEIEMQDVDFYYFNLREVQLEEAIPQLLGVVEHVHEEQSLPDQSERERVVGVLRSFHSSIWPSYAALAEKKHGRNERFTQQFDEWVAENDYGSLDEDEQFEIAGKQYAYLLTNKVLFYEVVREKTKPQYDPEVGDTVVEIETESGFELDSLHEHTTLSNLENHLQNQFETIIEEIDYEPIFNSGSSLFADFPQNKKTLRTLEDFLSNIEAEEIVALDEDLLGEIYEELIPIDERKALGQFYTHPKIAETISDWSIQPKEDGHPRVLDPASGSGTFTVEAYKQVADMAPTASHQEIVDHLVAVDINRFPLHLTALNVASQNISERTDRLHLFHDSFFNIDPETAFLETSRVDGGEQEVLGTFDAVIGNPPYIDQGSLYPTKEHFRSHLKEFGSGKSPYHDGNKRLSKRSDAYVYFVTHGTQFLDDGGRLGFIIPTKWMMTGYGEDFQEFVFSEYKLEAVVGFGARAFEDAFVDGALILLEKCEDEEERRQNTTKFIQIRDSMEVEDILDTVNFDYGLDTDREILVQNREAYRTVAVNQGTLMDKETKKVRYYLTAPKAFIELLENPNMVQLDELLSDCRYGLKSGANGFFYIEEENLEQIGIDDRFVTPLVKWIKQMEKGVPLTEETTDLYVFHLHDYIEEVRTRDDVRGGDLEQRVKNALKQDGYERALAYIKEGEAQGYNENRTCATREVWFDLGDVEPADIVHPKGFKYRVFASRNEGLIVNDRLYCLDVKSEVDEYALLGYLNSTVYQAVVETWGRNEGRGMLEMMTYETQQVPALNLPEMSEEVVEELRDAYIAFENGEEGAQDRLDELVLSAAGIETSVEDFQELTMGVTNRRNEKGMSSEIMVEDVDTLEELGTHTFEIGGGPDEQEANSELSEFM from the coding sequence ATGTCCGCTAAGGAGGCCAAATTTCACGGGATTCTCTACACCCGACTTCTCGACTATATCGACGAGAACGAGACGCTATTCGAGGAGCCAGTGTCAGAAAAGACGACCGAATCTGGGTTCGCTGATATCTACATTCCCAGTGCACTGAACGGCGAAGTCGTGATCGAGGTCAAGCGGGACGATATCTATCCTCGAGAGCACGAAGTCGTAAAGCAGGCGCGAGGATACGCAGATGAGTTAGATGCCGAGTTCTACGCCACCTGCAACTCAAACGACCTCTTTCTGTACCACGATCAAGGGGAGATCGAGATGCAGGACGTCGACTTCTACTACTTCAACCTCCGCGAGGTCCAACTCGAGGAGGCTATCCCGCAACTACTTGGCGTCGTCGAGCACGTCCACGAGGAGCAGTCGCTACCGGATCAGTCAGAGCGTGAGCGAGTTGTCGGGGTCCTGCGCTCATTCCATTCGTCGATTTGGCCGTCGTATGCAGCACTCGCCGAGAAAAAGCACGGTCGAAACGAACGCTTCACCCAACAGTTCGACGAATGGGTAGCAGAGAACGATTACGGTAGTCTCGATGAGGATGAGCAGTTCGAGATTGCAGGTAAGCAGTACGCCTATCTACTCACCAACAAGGTCCTGTTCTACGAGGTCGTCAGGGAAAAGACGAAACCCCAGTACGATCCTGAAGTTGGAGATACGGTAGTTGAGATAGAGACGGAGAGTGGTTTTGAACTCGACTCGCTACACGAGCATACGACGCTCTCGAACCTCGAAAATCATCTTCAGAACCAGTTCGAGACCATCATTGAGGAGATCGACTACGAACCAATCTTCAACAGTGGAAGCAGTCTATTCGCCGATTTCCCGCAGAACAAGAAGACACTGCGAACGCTGGAGGACTTTCTCTCGAACATTGAAGCGGAGGAGATCGTTGCGCTGGACGAGGACCTCCTCGGAGAAATTTATGAGGAACTCATTCCGATAGATGAACGAAAGGCCCTCGGTCAATTCTACACCCATCCCAAGATCGCCGAAACAATTAGCGATTGGTCGATTCAGCCGAAGGAGGATGGTCACCCTCGTGTGCTCGATCCAGCGTCAGGGAGCGGAACCTTCACCGTTGAAGCGTACAAGCAAGTCGCGGATATGGCACCAACCGCGTCCCATCAGGAGATTGTCGACCATCTCGTTGCCGTCGATATCAACCGCTTCCCGCTCCATCTGACGGCGCTCAACGTCGCCAGTCAGAACATTTCAGAGCGGACTGACCGGCTTCACCTGTTCCACGATAGTTTCTTCAATATTGACCCAGAGACGGCGTTCTTGGAGACGTCGAGGGTCGACGGTGGAGAGCAGGAGGTACTGGGAACCTTCGACGCTGTAATCGGGAATCCGCCATATATCGATCAGGGGAGCCTCTATCCGACCAAGGAGCATTTCCGAAGCCATCTGAAAGAGTTCGGAAGTGGTAAATCGCCGTATCACGACGGAAACAAGCGTCTGAGTAAGCGATCTGACGCCTACGTCTACTTCGTGACTCATGGGACTCAGTTCCTCGATGACGGCGGTCGTCTCGGGTTCATTATTCCGACGAAGTGGATGATGACGGGCTACGGTGAGGACTTCCAAGAGTTCGTCTTCAGTGAGTATAAACTCGAGGCAGTCGTCGGCTTTGGCGCTCGTGCATTTGAAGATGCGTTCGTAGACGGCGCGCTAATCCTACTCGAGAAATGCGAGGATGAGGAAGAACGCCGGCAGAACACGACCAAGTTCATCCAGATTCGGGATTCGATGGAAGTCGAGGACATACTCGATACGGTCAACTTCGACTACGGGCTGGACACTGACCGGGAAATCCTCGTCCAGAACCGAGAGGCCTACCGAACAGTGGCAGTCAATCAGGGGACGTTGATGGACAAGGAGACAAAGAAGGTTCGATACTATCTGACGGCCCCGAAAGCCTTCATTGAACTTCTGGAGAACCCGAATATGGTACAACTCGACGAGCTGTTGTCCGACTGCCGCTATGGTCTGAAATCCGGCGCAAACGGCTTCTTCTATATCGAGGAGGAGAATCTCGAGCAGATCGGAATCGATGATCGATTCGTGACGCCACTGGTGAAATGGATTAAGCAGATGGAGAAGGGGGTCCCACTGACGGAGGAAACGACAGACCTCTACGTCTTCCATCTTCACGACTATATCGAGGAAGTACGTACGCGTGATGATGTACGCGGTGGTGACCTTGAGCAGCGAGTAAAGAATGCGCTCAAGCAGGATGGATACGAACGAGCGCTCGCTTACATCAAAGAAGGTGAAGCACAAGGATACAACGAGAACCGTACCTGTGCTACACGTGAGGTCTGGTTTGACTTAGGAGACGTCGAACCTGCGGACATCGTTCACCCAAAGGGATTCAAGTATCGGGTCTTCGCCAGCCGGAACGAGGGACTCATCGTCAATGATAGACTGTACTGCCTCGACGTCAAGTCGGAGGTCGACGAGTACGCTCTCCTCGGATACCTGAACTCGACAGTGTATCAGGCAGTCGTAGAGACTTGGGGGCGTAACGAAGGGCGTGGAATGCTGGAGATGATGACCTACGAGACGCAGCAAGTTCCCGCTCTGAATCTACCAGAGATGTCAGAGGAGGTCGTCGAAGAATTGCGGGATGCATACATCGCTTTCGAGAACGGGGAGGAAGGCGCACAAGACCGGCTCGACGAGTTGGTATTATCAGCAGCCGGGATTGAGACTAGCGTTGAGGACTTCCAAGAGTTGACTATGGGTGTGACGAACCGGAGAAACGAGAAAGGTATGTCGTCCGAGATAATGGTCGAGGACGTGGATACTCTGGAGGAACTCGGAACTCATACATTCGAGATCGGCGGTGGACCCGATGAGCAGGAGGCCAACTCTGAACTCTCCGAGTTTATGTGA
- a CDS encoding TATA-box-binding protein has product MPEVVNVVAAGNVGRELEIRAVGEDIDATEVKGASDEYQTPTLYLRDQEDSPLVTVYESGSYHISGATSIEEAEKAQNWLIDSLESLDIRGLNPTFEVKNVVVVGDLEQSVDLNELVVRFGFEQTEYEPEQFPGLVYRPSDIQAVLLIFASGRVVIPGSSDVETGFAAFEMLRDRLNEYD; this is encoded by the coding sequence ATGCCAGAGGTCGTCAACGTCGTCGCTGCTGGCAATGTAGGACGGGAACTCGAGATTCGCGCCGTCGGTGAGGATATCGATGCGACGGAGGTCAAGGGTGCGAGTGACGAGTATCAGACGCCAACGCTCTACCTACGCGATCAGGAAGACAGTCCGCTCGTAACCGTCTACGAGTCTGGGTCTTACCATATCTCGGGCGCAACGTCCATTGAGGAGGCAGAGAAAGCGCAGAACTGGCTAATAGACTCGTTGGAGTCTCTCGACATTAGAGGTTTAAACCCGACGTTCGAGGTCAAGAATGTCGTTGTAGTAGGCGACCTTGAGCAGAGCGTAGACTTGAACGAGTTAGTAGTACGATTTGGGTTTGAGCAGACCGAGTACGAACCCGAGCAATTTCCGGGACTGGTATACCGTCCGTCCGACATTCAAGCAGTGCTCCTCATCTTCGCATCTGGACGAGTAGTAATTCCCGGCTCATCAGACGTCGAGACTGGGTTCGCAGCGTTCGAGATGCTCCGAGATCGACTGAACGAATACGACTAA